A region from the Gallaecimonas xiamenensis 3-C-1 genome encodes:
- a CDS encoding integration host factor subunit beta, whose amino-acid sequence MTKSELIESLTAKYADLPARDLELAVKEILEQMANTLEAGERIEIRGFGSFSLHYRAPRVGRNPKTGESVELPAKQVPHFKPGKELRERVNLSADS is encoded by the coding sequence ATGACCAAATCAGAACTCATTGAGAGTTTGACCGCCAAGTACGCCGACCTGCCCGCGCGGGATCTGGAACTGGCAGTTAAAGAAATTCTGGAGCAGATGGCCAATACCCTGGAAGCAGGGGAACGCATTGAGATCCGGGGATTTGGTAGCTTTTCCCTGCATTACCGAGCGCCCCGAGTCGGGCGTAATCCCAAGACGGGAGAGTCCGTTGAATTGCCGGCCAAACAGGTCCCGCATTTCAAACCGGGCAAGGAACTGCGGGAGAGGGTCAACCTCAGCGCTGATTCCTGA
- the gyrA gene encoding DNA gyrase subunit A produces MSDLAKEIVPVSIEDELKSSYLDYAMSVIVGRALPDVRDGLKPVHRRVLFAMHELGNDWNKPYKKSARVVGDVIGKYHPHGDSAVYDAIVRLAQPFSMRYTLVDGQGNFGSVDGDSAAAMRYTEVRMAKISHELLADLEKETVDFVPNYDNTEQIPDVLPTRVPNLLVNGAAGIAVGMATNIPPHNLKEVVGGCVALIDNPELTIDELMEYIPGPDFPTQGIINGKSGIRDAYHTGRGKIYIRARAEVEVNEDNGRETIIVHELPYQVNKARLIEKIAELVKEKRLEGISALRDESDKDGLRVVIELKRGEAGEVVLNKLYSLTQMQVVFGINMVALDQNQPRLFNLKDSLECFINHRREVVTRRTIFELRKARERAHVLEGLAIALANIDPVIELIRRSPTPAEAKAGLVSTPWELGNVASMLEGAGTDAARPESLEPQYGIRDGKYYLTEVQAQAILDLRLHRLTGLEHEKILDEYKGLLDLIKELLHILASPARLMEVIREELVAVAEQFGDERRTEISESSADISIEDLIAEEDVVVTLSHEGYVKYQALADYEAQRRGGKGKAATKMKDEDFIEQLLVANTHDTILCFSSRGRLYWLKVYQLPLASRTARGRPIINLLPLEADERITAILPVREYEEGKYIFMATAFGTVKKTALTEYSRPRSNGIIAVNLNEGDELIGVTITDGSNEVMLFSDEGKVVRFSEDQVRAMGRGATGVRGINLEDGQSVVSMVIPSAEVDILTVTENGYGKRTAQDEYPAKSRATKGVVSIKVSERNGKVVGAVAVEESDEIMLISNRGTLVRTRVNEVSRVGRNTQGVTIIRTATDEKVVGLQRIAEVDEEVVPEVEGESADE; encoded by the coding sequence ATGAGCGATCTGGCCAAAGAAATTGTGCCGGTCAGTATCGAGGACGAGCTCAAGAGCTCCTACCTTGACTACGCCATGAGCGTTATCGTCGGCCGGGCTCTGCCCGATGTGCGCGACGGCCTCAAACCGGTACACAGGCGCGTTCTATTTGCCATGCACGAGCTCGGCAACGACTGGAACAAGCCCTATAAGAAATCGGCCCGTGTAGTAGGGGATGTGATAGGTAAATATCACCCCCATGGTGACTCCGCTGTGTATGACGCCATCGTGCGTCTGGCCCAGCCTTTCTCCATGCGCTACACCCTGGTGGACGGGCAGGGGAACTTCGGCTCGGTGGACGGCGACTCCGCTGCCGCCATGCGTTACACCGAAGTGCGCATGGCCAAGATCTCCCACGAACTGCTGGCGGATCTGGAAAAGGAAACCGTCGATTTCGTTCCCAACTACGACAACACCGAACAGATCCCCGATGTGCTGCCGACCCGGGTGCCGAACCTGCTGGTTAACGGCGCCGCCGGTATCGCCGTCGGTATGGCCACCAACATTCCTCCCCATAACTTAAAAGAAGTGGTGGGTGGCTGTGTGGCCCTGATCGACAATCCGGAATTGACCATCGACGAGTTGATGGAATACATCCCGGGCCCCGACTTCCCCACCCAGGGCATCATCAACGGCAAGAGCGGCATTCGTGACGCCTACCACACCGGTCGCGGCAAGATTTACATCCGTGCCCGCGCCGAGGTGGAAGTCAACGAAGACAACGGCCGTGAGACCATCATCGTCCACGAACTGCCCTACCAGGTGAACAAGGCGCGGCTGATTGAAAAGATCGCCGAGCTGGTCAAGGAAAAACGCCTCGAGGGCATCAGCGCCCTGCGTGACGAGTCCGACAAAGACGGCCTGCGGGTGGTTATCGAGCTCAAGCGTGGCGAAGCCGGCGAAGTGGTGCTCAACAAGCTCTACTCCCTGACCCAGATGCAGGTGGTGTTCGGCATCAACATGGTGGCCCTGGACCAAAACCAGCCGCGCCTGTTTAACCTCAAGGACTCCCTTGAGTGCTTTATCAATCACCGCCGTGAAGTGGTGACCCGCCGCACCATCTTTGAACTGCGTAAAGCCCGCGAGCGCGCTCATGTACTGGAAGGCCTGGCCATTGCCCTGGCCAACATCGATCCGGTCATCGAGCTTATCCGCCGCAGCCCGACCCCGGCCGAAGCCAAAGCCGGCCTGGTCAGCACCCCTTGGGAGCTGGGCAACGTGGCGTCCATGCTCGAAGGCGCCGGCACCGATGCCGCCCGCCCCGAGAGCCTGGAGCCGCAATACGGCATCCGCGACGGCAAATACTACCTGACCGAAGTGCAGGCCCAGGCCATTTTGGACCTTCGTCTGCACCGCCTGACCGGCCTTGAGCACGAGAAGATCCTCGACGAATACAAGGGTCTGTTGGACCTCATCAAGGAACTGCTGCACATCCTGGCCTCTCCGGCTCGCTTGATGGAAGTGATCCGCGAAGAGCTGGTGGCCGTTGCCGAGCAGTTTGGCGACGAGCGCCGCACCGAGATCAGCGAGTCTTCCGCCGACATTTCCATCGAGGATTTGATCGCCGAAGAAGACGTAGTGGTGACCCTGTCCCACGAAGGCTACGTCAAGTACCAGGCCCTGGCCGACTACGAGGCTCAGCGCCGTGGTGGTAAGGGTAAGGCAGCCACCAAGATGAAGGATGAAGACTTCATCGAGCAGCTGCTGGTGGCCAACACCCACGACACCATTTTGTGCTTCTCCAGCCGTGGCCGCCTCTACTGGCTCAAGGTTTACCAGTTGCCCCTGGCCAGCCGCACCGCCCGTGGCCGCCCCATCATCAACCTGCTGCCCTTGGAAGCGGACGAGCGCATCACCGCCATTCTGCCGGTGCGCGAGTACGAAGAAGGCAAATACATCTTTATGGCTACCGCCTTCGGTACCGTGAAGAAAACCGCCCTGACCGAGTACAGCCGCCCCCGTTCCAACGGCATCATCGCCGTCAACCTCAATGAGGGCGACGAACTGATCGGTGTCACCATCACCGACGGCAGCAACGAAGTGATGCTGTTCAGCGATGAAGGCAAAGTGGTGCGCTTTAGCGAAGACCAGGTGCGGGCCATGGGCCGTGGCGCCACCGGTGTGCGTGGTATCAACCTGGAAGACGGTCAGTCCGTGGTGTCCATGGTGATCCCCAGCGCCGAGGTGGACATCCTTACCGTCACCGAGAACGGTTACGGCAAGCGTACCGCCCAGGACGAGTACCCGGCCAAGAGCCGGGCCACCAAAGGGGTGGTGTCCATCAAGGTCTCCGAGCGTAACGGCAAGGTGGTTGGTGCGGTAGCAGTTGAAGAAAGCGATGAAATTATGCTTATCTCCAACCGTGGCACCCTGGTGCGCACCCGGGTCAACGAAGTATCCCGGGTCGGCCGTAACACCCAAGGGGTGACCATTATCCGCACCGCAACGGATGAGAAGGTTGTTGGCTTGCAGCGCATCGCCGAAGTGGACGAGGAAGTGGTCCCAGAGGTCGAAGGCGAGAGCGCCGACGAGTGA
- the serC gene encoding 3-phosphoserine/phosphohydroxythreonine transaminase, with product MNKVFNFCAGPAMLPPAVLQRAQSEMIDWQGLGVSVMEVSHRDKPFMAVAAKAEADLRELMAIPDNYKVLFLAGGGRSQFTAVPLNLLKEGEQADYLITGQWSKAAFEEAKRFRDVAIAAEIDMSTKPIALPVDIKVRAGAKYLHYCPNETVDGIEMFEEPAVDVPLVADMSSCILSRRIDVSKYGLIYAGAQKNIGPSGLAVVIVRSDLLRDDMQVPCIWDYAQQAQQGSMVNTPPTYAWYLAGLVFEWLKEVGGVAAMEAHNAAKAELLYGAIDSLPLYQNLVDASCRSRMNVVWQLKDESLNEAFLAEAEALGLLALKGHRFVGGMRASMYNAMPLAGTQALVAFMQDFAARHG from the coding sequence ATGAATAAAGTATTCAATTTTTGTGCAGGCCCCGCCATGCTGCCCCCGGCGGTGCTCCAGCGCGCCCAGAGTGAAATGATCGACTGGCAAGGCCTGGGCGTGTCGGTGATGGAAGTGTCCCACCGCGACAAGCCCTTTATGGCGGTAGCGGCCAAAGCCGAGGCCGACCTTCGCGAGCTGATGGCCATTCCCGACAACTACAAGGTGCTGTTCCTGGCCGGCGGCGGCCGCAGCCAATTTACCGCCGTGCCCCTTAACCTGCTCAAAGAAGGCGAGCAGGCCGACTACCTGATCACCGGTCAATGGTCCAAGGCCGCCTTCGAGGAAGCCAAGCGCTTTCGCGACGTGGCCATTGCCGCCGAAATCGACATGAGCACCAAGCCCATCGCGTTGCCTGTCGACATCAAGGTAAGAGCAGGAGCCAAGTACCTCCATTACTGCCCCAACGAAACCGTGGACGGCATCGAGATGTTCGAAGAGCCGGCAGTGGACGTGCCTTTGGTGGCGGACATGTCTTCTTGCATCCTGTCCCGTCGTATCGATGTCAGCAAATACGGCCTGATTTACGCCGGCGCCCAGAAGAACATCGGCCCGTCCGGCCTGGCGGTAGTGATTGTGCGCAGCGACTTGCTGCGGGATGACATGCAGGTGCCCTGCATCTGGGATTACGCCCAGCAGGCCCAGCAGGGCTCCATGGTCAATACCCCGCCGACCTATGCCTGGTACCTGGCTGGCCTGGTGTTCGAGTGGCTCAAAGAAGTGGGTGGCGTTGCCGCCATGGAAGCCCACAATGCCGCCAAGGCCGAACTCCTGTACGGCGCCATCGACAGCCTGCCGTTGTATCAGAACCTGGTGGATGCCAGCTGCCGTTCGCGAATGAACGTGGTGTGGCAGCTCAAGGACGAAAGCCTCAACGAGGCCTTCCTCGCCGAAGCCGAGGCCCTGGGCTTGCTGGCCCTTAAAGGCCACCGCTTCGTGGGCGGTATGCGCGCCTCCATGTACAACGCCATGCCCTTGGCCGGCACCCAGGCCCTGGTGGCCTTCATGCAGGACTTTGCCGCCCGTCATGGCTGA
- the rpsA gene encoding 30S ribosomal protein S1 produces MPHGLLNKQTHMTESFAQLFEESLKEIETRPGSIVKGTVVRVQKDIVLVDAGLKSESAIPAEQFKDANGEITVNVGDVVDVALDTVEDGFGETILSREKAKRYEAWLVLEKAYENNETVIGIINGKVKGGFTVDLDGIRAFLPGSLVDVRPIRDTAHLENKDLEFKVIKLDQKRNNVVVSRRAVIESENNVEREQLLQNLQEGMEVKGIVKNLTDYGAFVDLGGVDGLLHITDMAWKRVKHPSEIVNVGDEITVKVLKFDRERTRVSLGLKQLGADPWVSIAERYPEGHKLKGRVTNLTDYGCFVEIEEGVEGLVHVSEMDWTNKNIHPSKVVNLGDEVEVMVLDIDEERRRISLGLKQCKQNPWEEFAGRFNKGDQVSGKIKSITDFGIFIGLDGGIDGLVHLSDISWNATGDEAVREYKKGEEITAVVLQVDAERERISLGVKQLEADPFNNYLNDKKKGAIVIGTVIAVDAKGATIDLGEGVEGYLRASDISRERIEDASTVLKAGEEVEAKFMGVDRKNRTISLSIRAKDEADERDAIDHLNNQEDAVIPNAMAEAFKAAKSED; encoded by the coding sequence ATGCCACATGGTTTGTTAAATAAGCAGACACACATGACTGAATCATTTGCTCAACTGTTCGAAGAAAGCCTGAAAGAGATCGAAACCCGCCCGGGTTCCATCGTTAAAGGTACCGTTGTCCGCGTTCAAAAGGACATCGTACTGGTCGACGCTGGTCTGAAATCTGAGTCCGCTATTCCTGCCGAACAGTTCAAAGACGCCAACGGCGAAATCACCGTTAACGTCGGTGACGTTGTTGACGTAGCCCTGGACACCGTAGAAGACGGCTTCGGCGAGACCATCCTGTCCCGCGAGAAGGCCAAGCGCTACGAAGCCTGGCTGGTGCTCGAGAAAGCTTACGAAAACAACGAGACCGTTATCGGTATCATCAACGGCAAAGTCAAAGGCGGCTTCACTGTCGACCTGGACGGCATCCGTGCCTTCCTGCCTGGCTCCCTGGTTGATGTGCGCCCGATCCGCGACACCGCTCACCTGGAAAACAAAGACCTGGAATTCAAGGTCATCAAGCTGGACCAGAAGCGTAACAACGTCGTGGTTTCCCGTCGCGCTGTGATCGAGTCCGAGAACAACGTTGAGCGTGAGCAACTGCTGCAAAACCTGCAAGAAGGTATGGAAGTCAAAGGTATCGTTAAGAACCTGACTGACTACGGTGCCTTCGTAGACCTGGGTGGCGTTGACGGCCTGCTGCACATCACCGACATGGCTTGGAAGCGCGTTAAGCATCCTTCCGAAATCGTCAATGTCGGCGACGAAATCACCGTCAAGGTACTGAAGTTCGACCGCGAGCGTACCCGTGTATCCCTGGGCCTCAAGCAACTGGGTGCCGATCCGTGGGTTTCCATCGCCGAGCGTTACCCTGAAGGTCACAAGCTCAAAGGCCGCGTGACCAACCTGACCGACTACGGCTGCTTCGTTGAAATCGAAGAAGGCGTTGAAGGCCTGGTACACGTTTCCGAAATGGACTGGACCAACAAAAACATCCACCCCTCCAAGGTTGTCAACCTGGGCGACGAAGTGGAAGTTATGGTTCTGGACATCGACGAAGAACGTCGTCGTATCTCCCTGGGCCTCAAGCAGTGCAAACAAAACCCCTGGGAAGAGTTTGCCGGCCGCTTCAACAAGGGCGACCAGGTTTCCGGTAAGATCAAGTCCATCACCGACTTCGGTATCTTCATTGGCCTGGACGGCGGCATCGACGGTCTGGTTCACCTGTCCGACATCTCCTGGAACGCTACCGGCGACGAAGCCGTTCGCGAGTACAAGAAAGGCGAAGAAATCACCGCCGTTGTACTGCAAGTGGATGCCGAGCGCGAGCGCATCAGCCTGGGCGTTAAGCAACTGGAAGCCGATCCGTTCAACAACTACCTGAACGATAAGAAGAAAGGTGCTATCGTTATTGGTACCGTGATCGCTGTTGACGCCAAAGGCGCCACCATCGATCTGGGCGAAGGTGTTGAAGGCTACCTGCGTGCCTCCGACATCTCCCGTGAGCGCATCGAAGACGCTTCTACCGTGCTGAAAGCCGGCGAAGAAGTTGAAGCCAAGTTCATGGGTGTTGACCGTAAGAACCGCACCATCTCCCTGTCCATCCGCGCTAAGGATGAAGCAGACGAGCGTGATGCCATCGATCACCTGAACAACCAGGAAGATGCGGTCATCCCGAACGCCATGGCTGAAGCTTTCAAAGCCGCCAAGAGCGAAGACTAA
- the ubiG gene encoding bifunctional 2-polyprenyl-6-hydroxyphenol methylase/3-demethylubiquinol 3-O-methyltransferase UbiG — protein MNNNVDNAEIAKFEAMAHRWWDKEGEFKPLHQLNPVRLGFVEEMADGLAGKRVVDIGCGGGILSESMARLGAVVTGIDMGGEPLNVARAHAAEVGVDLQYRQITAEALAEELPGQFDVVTCMEMLEHVPDPQSVVSACAKLCKPGGTLVFSTLNRTPKAWALGVFAAERILRWLPAGTHDYHKFIKPAELMGFCDQAGIVSEKAVGMSYNLFTGQFNRSARLDMNYLVAARKPA, from the coding sequence ATGAATAACAACGTTGATAACGCCGAAATCGCCAAGTTCGAGGCCATGGCCCATCGCTGGTGGGATAAGGAAGGGGAATTCAAACCCCTGCACCAGCTGAACCCAGTACGGCTGGGTTTTGTCGAAGAGATGGCCGATGGTCTGGCAGGCAAGCGCGTGGTCGACATCGGCTGTGGTGGCGGCATTTTGAGTGAGTCCATGGCCCGCTTGGGCGCCGTGGTCACCGGCATCGACATGGGCGGGGAACCTCTGAACGTGGCCCGCGCCCACGCCGCCGAGGTTGGCGTAGACCTCCAATACCGGCAGATCACCGCCGAAGCCCTGGCCGAAGAGCTGCCCGGCCAGTTCGACGTGGTCACCTGCATGGAAATGCTCGAGCACGTACCGGATCCGCAGTCGGTGGTGAGCGCCTGCGCCAAGTTGTGCAAGCCAGGCGGCACCCTGGTGTTCTCCACCCTCAATCGCACGCCCAAAGCCTGGGCCCTTGGGGTCTTTGCCGCCGAGCGCATCCTGCGCTGGCTACCCGCCGGCACCCACGACTACCACAAGTTCATCAAGCCGGCAGAGCTGATGGGCTTTTGCGACCAGGCCGGTATCGTCAGCGAAAAGGCGGTGGGCATGAGCTACAACCTCTTTACCGGTCAGTTCAACCGCTCGGCACGCCTGGACATGAACTATCTGGTCGCCGCCAGGAAGCCGGCATGA
- a CDS encoding chorismate mutase → MAELERLRQQIDEVDQALLSLLGKRLALADTLGELKGGRVFDPAREFALVESRVQGFPDLPAPVVRQFCRDWVSLCRGHQGRFCIASQSPQLAKALLGRYTQTLTTQDPFAAVFQGEADGALWLGPLPDSLKGLLVAAAFRHGQQAGFLLTADGAKGGHWQLAAQGPGEAVGDHWFLISGHQFDVWPLLSDE, encoded by the coding sequence ATGGCTGAGCTTGAGCGGCTGCGCCAGCAGATAGACGAGGTCGATCAGGCCCTGCTGTCCTTGCTGGGCAAAAGGTTGGCCCTGGCCGACACCCTGGGGGAACTCAAAGGGGGCCGGGTGTTCGACCCGGCTCGCGAGTTTGCCCTGGTGGAAAGCCGGGTACAGGGTTTCCCCGACCTGCCTGCGCCTGTGGTGCGCCAGTTCTGCCGGGACTGGGTGTCCCTGTGCCGGGGGCACCAGGGCCGCTTTTGTATCGCCAGCCAAAGCCCGCAGTTGGCCAAGGCCCTGCTGGGTCGTTACACCCAGACCCTCACCACCCAGGACCCTTTTGCCGCCGTTTTCCAAGGGGAAGCGGACGGCGCCCTGTGGCTGGGCCCTTTGCCTGACAGTCTCAAAGGTCTGTTGGTGGCGGCGGCTTTTCGCCACGGCCAGCAGGCCGGTTTCCTGCTGACCGCCGACGGCGCCAAAGGGGGCCATTGGCAGTTGGCGGCCCAGGGCCCCGGCGAGGCGGTGGGTGATCACTGGTTTTTGATTTCCGGGCATCAGTTTGATGTCTGGCCTTTGCTTTCGGATGAATAA
- a CDS encoding LapA family protein — protein sequence MVTLIKWLFAILIFALALAVGAQNAQPIAVNYLIAQKTLSAGQWLGIAFALGAVLAFLVLGTQCWVQRLKIRTLQRKLRAQTKDA from the coding sequence GTGGTCACCCTCATCAAATGGCTGTTTGCCATCCTCATTTTTGCCCTGGCCTTGGCCGTGGGTGCCCAAAATGCTCAGCCGATCGCGGTCAACTACCTGATCGCCCAGAAAACCCTGTCCGCAGGTCAGTGGTTAGGGATCGCCTTTGCCCTGGGAGCCGTACTGGCGTTCTTGGTACTTGGCACGCAATGCTGGGTACAGAGGCTCAAGATCCGGACCCTGCAACGCAAGCTGCGCGCCCAGACGAAAGACGCCTAG
- the aroA gene encoding 3-phosphoshikimate 1-carboxyvinyltransferase, which translates to MELLQLTAGGSVSGTLAMPGSKSLSNRALLLGAFCQAPTTLSNVLDADDIRHMRSAFKALGVAVSEQGDDLVVAGPWQPQSPVGAIFLGNAGTAMRPLTAALALTPGTFELTGEPRMYERPIGDLVDALRQLGADIQYLGEEGYPPLKINGKKLAGGTLSVRGDLSSQFLSALLMAAPLCEGDVTIKVDGELVSKPYVELTLGLMAQFGVKALRPDEQTFVITKDSQYHSPGHYYVEGDASSASYFAAAGAIGGDVTIKGLFKGMLQGDVDFVDALEQMGAVVEWGEHQVRVRKGELKGIDIDANAIPDAAMTLATTALFAQGETVIRNIYNWRLKETDRLHAMATELKKVGAEVEEGRDYIRVSRGHAIQYAEIDTYNDHRMAMCFALLALGQSPIGIRDPKCTAKTFPDFFERFGAIRQGN; encoded by the coding sequence ATGGAATTACTGCAACTGACCGCCGGCGGCAGCGTCAGCGGTACCCTGGCCATGCCCGGCTCCAAATCCCTGTCCAACCGGGCTTTGCTGCTGGGCGCCTTCTGCCAGGCCCCCACTACCCTGAGTAACGTCCTGGACGCCGACGATATCCGCCATATGCGCAGCGCTTTCAAAGCCTTGGGTGTGGCTGTCAGTGAACAGGGCGACGATCTGGTGGTGGCCGGTCCCTGGCAGCCCCAGAGCCCGGTTGGTGCCATTTTCCTGGGTAACGCCGGCACTGCCATGCGCCCTTTGACAGCGGCCCTGGCGCTAACCCCGGGCACCTTCGAGCTGACCGGCGAGCCGCGCATGTATGAGCGCCCCATAGGGGATCTGGTGGATGCCCTTCGGCAACTGGGTGCCGACATCCAGTACCTGGGGGAAGAGGGCTACCCGCCCCTTAAAATTAACGGCAAGAAGCTGGCCGGCGGCACCTTGAGCGTCAGGGGCGACCTGTCCAGCCAGTTCCTGTCGGCGCTGCTGATGGCTGCACCCCTGTGTGAAGGGGACGTCACTATCAAGGTGGATGGCGAGCTGGTGTCCAAACCCTATGTGGAGCTGACCCTGGGGCTGATGGCGCAGTTTGGGGTCAAGGCCCTGCGCCCCGATGAGCAGACCTTCGTCATCACCAAGGACAGCCAATACCACAGCCCTGGCCACTACTACGTGGAAGGGGACGCCTCTTCCGCCTCCTACTTTGCCGCCGCCGGCGCCATCGGCGGTGACGTCACCATCAAGGGCCTTTTCAAAGGCATGCTGCAAGGGGACGTGGACTTTGTGGACGCCCTGGAGCAAATGGGCGCCGTCGTCGAGTGGGGCGAGCACCAGGTACGGGTGCGTAAGGGCGAGCTCAAAGGCATCGACATCGACGCCAATGCCATTCCCGATGCCGCCATGACCCTGGCCACCACGGCGCTCTTTGCCCAAGGTGAGACGGTTATCCGCAATATCTACAACTGGCGCCTCAAGGAAACCGACCGCCTCCATGCCATGGCCACCGAGCTCAAGAAGGTGGGCGCCGAGGTGGAAGAGGGCAGGGACTACATCCGTGTCAGCCGGGGCCATGCCATCCAGTACGCCGAGATCGATACCTACAACGATCACCGCATGGCCATGTGTTTTGCCCTGCTGGCCCTGGGCCAGAGCCCCATAGGCATTCGCGATCCCAAGTGTACCGCCAAGACTTTTCCTGATTTCTTTGAACGCTTTGGCGCGATTAGGCAAGGTAATTGA
- a CDS encoding HAD family hydrolase, producing the protein MSAVLFDLDGTLLDTAPDLRRALNEVLAAHHKPLKTLDEVRPHATHGTKSLLTLGFGEGAFEQEALRQAFWDAYLRDISAETRLFDGVAELIGALNQAAIPWGIVTNKVTHLTVAALPHFPALDACQALVCGDTLTERKPSPLPLLHAAAMLGVEPEHCLYLGDALTDMEAAQGAGMQGLVASWGYVDDSHPRWPAQGVLTHPLEVTKWCKISRSVL; encoded by the coding sequence ATGAGCGCGGTTCTTTTTGACCTCGATGGTACCCTGCTCGATACCGCCCCGGACCTGCGCCGGGCCCTCAACGAGGTGCTGGCGGCCCACCACAAGCCCCTTAAGACCCTGGATGAAGTGCGCCCCCATGCTACCCACGGCACCAAGAGCCTGCTGACCCTGGGCTTTGGGGAAGGGGCCTTTGAGCAAGAAGCGCTGCGCCAGGCTTTTTGGGACGCCTACCTTAGGGACATCTCCGCCGAGACCCGGCTCTTTGACGGCGTCGCCGAGCTGATCGGAGCCCTTAACCAGGCAGCCATACCCTGGGGCATCGTCACCAACAAGGTCACCCATTTAACGGTGGCCGCCCTGCCCCATTTCCCGGCCTTGGACGCCTGCCAGGCCCTGGTTTGTGGCGACACCCTGACCGAACGCAAGCCAAGCCCCCTGCCCCTGCTGCACGCCGCCGCCATGCTGGGGGTAGAGCCTGAGCATTGCCTTTATCTGGGGGATGCTCTAACCGATATGGAAGCGGCCCAGGGCGCCGGCATGCAGGGCCTGGTGGCCAGTTGGGGTTATGTGGATGACAGTCACCCTCGCTGGCCGGCCCAAGGGGTACTGACGCACCCCCTCGAGGTAACCAAGTGGTGCAAGATCAGTCGATCGGTCTTGTGA
- the cmk gene encoding (d)CMP kinase, whose amino-acid sequence MADLVPVVTVDGPSGVGKGTLCQHLADRLGWHFLDSGAIYRVLALAALHHQCPLEDEEALVPLAAHLDVQFEPQDGQVKVILEGEDVTSAIRTQDVANTASKVAAFPRVREALLRRQRAFQKAPGLVADGRDMGTVVFKNAQVKLFLTASAEVRAERRFQQLLASGQDAKIERLLTEIRERDERDANRAVAPLKPAEDAVIIDTSHLSIEQVLDAAWQEVVAKIPAAAK is encoded by the coding sequence ATGGCTGATTTGGTACCCGTCGTCACCGTAGACGGGCCCAGCGGTGTAGGCAAAGGTACCCTGTGCCAACACCTGGCCGACCGGCTGGGCTGGCATTTCCTGGATTCCGGTGCCATTTATCGCGTGCTGGCCCTGGCGGCGCTTCACCATCAGTGCCCCCTGGAAGACGAAGAGGCCCTGGTGCCGTTGGCCGCGCATCTGGACGTGCAGTTCGAGCCCCAGGACGGCCAGGTCAAGGTGATCCTCGAAGGGGAAGACGTCACCAGTGCCATCCGTACCCAGGACGTGGCCAATACCGCCTCGAAAGTGGCGGCCTTTCCCCGGGTCCGTGAAGCCCTGCTGCGCCGTCAGCGTGCCTTCCAAAAGGCCCCAGGCCTGGTGGCCGACGGCCGCGATATGGGCACAGTGGTGTTTAAAAATGCCCAGGTTAAATTGTTCCTGACCGCCAGCGCCGAAGTCCGCGCCGAGCGCCGATTTCAGCAGTTGCTGGCGTCTGGGCAGGATGCTAAAATTGAACGTCTTTTAACCGAGATACGTGAGCGTGACGAGCGTGATGCCAATCGCGCCGTGGCGCCGCTAAAGCCAGCGGAGGATGCGGTCATCATCGATACCAGCCATCTTTCCATCGAGCAGGTGCTCGATGCCGCCTGGCAGGAGGTTGTTGCCAAGATCCCGGCAGCGGCCAAGTAA